The following are from one region of the Methanorbis furvi genome:
- the mtrB gene encoding tetrahydromethanopterin S-methyltransferase subunit MtrB codes for MGYVLVLPEFGLVADPIAGIVTTAGISYQPVIDQVAELEKIADDLVGMLSGEGNFLNSYPGREKTLLYAGTVTSLWYGLAVGLFIAGLIAIALLVGM; via the coding sequence ATGGGATATGTATTAGTATTACCTGAATTTGGCCTCGTAGCTGACCCTATCGCAGGCATTGTCACGACCGCAGGTATCTCTTACCAGCCGGTCATTGATCAGGTAGCTGAACTTGAAAAGATTGCAGACGATCTGGTTGGAATGCTCTCCGGAGAAGGAAACTTCCTCAACAGCTACCCCGGACGTGAGAAGACTCTCCTGTACGCAGGAACGGTTACCTCGCTCTGGTATGGTCTTGCTGTCGGACTGTTCATCGCCGGCCTGATTGCAATCGCGTTACTTGTTGGGATGTGA
- the mtrA gene encoding tetrahydromethanopterin S-methyltransferase subunit A, with the protein MADKKSPASGWPIVQGDYHTGDANSPVAVITMGSHLDETAICAAGAALAGSCKTENLGIEKIVANIISNPNIRFVLLCGTEVKGHLSGQSIEAMHKNGVDGGKIVGSGGAIPFLENLTAEHIKRFQEQVEIVNIMESEDVGQISAKINELKSKDPGAFGADPIVIQISDDDGGSSGGAEAGEEEPLTGEMALITARMKYIQMMVTDIGYRTRFSSGLYGGKIEGLMIGLIVSFVILGALFYGVM; encoded by the coding sequence ATGGCAGATAAGAAATCACCAGCAAGCGGATGGCCGATTGTTCAGGGTGACTACCACACCGGTGACGCAAACAGCCCAGTCGCTGTTATCACCATGGGTTCCCACCTTGACGAGACGGCAATCTGCGCTGCAGGAGCTGCCCTCGCAGGATCCTGTAAGACCGAGAACCTCGGTATTGAAAAGATTGTCGCCAACATCATCTCAAATCCGAACATTCGTTTCGTTCTCCTCTGTGGTACTGAAGTGAAAGGTCACCTCAGTGGTCAGAGTATCGAGGCGATGCACAAGAACGGTGTTGACGGCGGTAAGATTGTCGGTTCCGGCGGAGCAATTCCGTTCCTCGAGAACCTGACGGCAGAACACATCAAGCGGTTCCAGGAACAGGTTGAGATCGTTAACATTATGGAGAGCGAAGACGTCGGTCAGATCTCTGCAAAGATTAACGAGCTTAAATCCAAAGATCCCGGAGCATTCGGTGCTGACCCGATCGTCATCCAGATTTCTGACGATGACGGCGGATCTTCCGGAGGCGCAGAAGCCGGCGAGGAAGAGCCTCTGACCGGTGAGATGGCACTCATCACTGCCCGCATGAAATATATCCAGATGATGGTTACCGACATCGGTTACCGCACCAGATTCTCTTCCGGTCTCTACGGAGGTAAGATTGAGGGTCTGATGATTGGTCTTATCGTGTCCTTCGTCATCCTCGGTGCTCTCTTCTATGGAGTGATGTAA
- a CDS encoding tetrahydromethanopterin S-methyltransferase subunit F: MAGSIIRMAAIDKMVDDIRYKGQILARTHKVESAIMDSGLVGFGAGLVLALVMILVPVLVLMP, from the coding sequence ATGGCAGGTTCAATTATCAGAATGGCTGCCATCGATAAGATGGTAGATGACATCAGATACAAGGGACAGATTCTTGCCCGTACCCACAAAGTCGAGTCCGCAATTATGGACTCCGGTCTTGTCGGATTTGGCGCAGGTCTTGTTCTTGCCCTTGTTATGATCCTTGTCCCGGTACTGGTGCTGATGCCCTGA
- the mtrA gene encoding tetrahydromethanopterin S-methyltransferase subunit A, with the protein MADKKSPASGWPIVQGDYHTGDANSPVAVITMGSHLDETAICAAGAALAGSCKTENLGIEKIVANIISNPNIRFVLLCGTEVKGHLSGQSIDAMHKNGVEGGKIVGSGGAIPFLENLTAEHIKRFQEQVEIVNIMESEDIGQISAKINELKAKDPGAFDADPIVIQISDDAGGSGAGATVASANPQFLEIEKRLDAIEKKIEFTDAEIAMRVGRKIGRDIGILYGLVAGCIAFMVILMLLPQLLM; encoded by the coding sequence ATGGCAGATAAGAAATCACCAGCAAGCGGATGGCCAATTGTCCAGGGTGACTACCACACGGGTGACGCAAACAGCCCTGTTGCTGTTATCACCATGGGTTCCCACCTCGACGAGACGGCAATCTGCGCTGCAGGAGCTGCCCTCGCAGGATCCTGTAAGACCGAAAACCTCGGTATTGAAAAGATTGTCGCCAACATCATCTCAAACCCGAACATTCGTTTCGTTCTCCTCTGCGGTACTGAAGTGAAAGGTCACCTCAGTGGTCAGAGTATCGATGCGATGCACAAAAACGGTGTTGAGGGCGGTAAGATTGTCGGTTCCGGCGGAGCAATTCCGTTCCTTGAGAACCTGACGGCAGAACACATTAAGCGGTTCCAGGAACAGGTTGAGATCGTTAACATTATGGAGAGCGAAGACATCGGTCAGATCTCTGCAAAGATTAACGAGCTCAAAGCAAAGGATCCCGGAGCATTCGATGCTGATCCGATCGTCATTCAGATCTCTGATGATGCAGGCGGAAGCGGTGCCGGTGCAACGGTTGCCAGTGCAAACCCGCAGTTCCTTGAGATTGAAAAGCGTCTTGACGCGATCGAGAAGAAGATCGAGTTTACGGACGCTGAAATCGCAATGCGTGTCGGAAGAAAAATCGGTCGTGACATCGGTATCCTCTACGGTCTCGTAGCAGGATGTATTGCCTTTATGGTAATTCTGATGTTACTCCCGCAGTTATTGATGTAA
- the mtrH gene encoding tetrahydromethanopterin S-methyltransferase subunit H, with the protein MFKFEKEQQVFDFNGTKIGGQPGEYPRVLGASIFYNKHECVLDDHTGKIDKAKAEALWNRCQELTDETGNHFFLQIIAEHGEAFESYFQWFDSIDNKTAFLMDSSAPAALAHATKYVTEVGLADRAIYNSINGSIAPENIQALAESDVDSAIVLAFNPGDGSVAGREKVLSEGGVAGQAKGMIQIAEECGIKRPILDTAATPLGLGSAGSFREILACKAIHGLPTGGAYHNMTVSWTWLKRWRKNIHEQYKGKDVLAEQMFHHHYGGIEGIRQIAWSSPDIGCNIMAMTLGADLIMFGPIENMEGIATAAAFSDIVLSEALKELGGEVADHEGPLYKLV; encoded by the coding sequence ATGTTCAAGTTCGAAAAGGAACAGCAGGTCTTTGACTTTAACGGAACTAAGATTGGTGGACAGCCCGGAGAGTACCCGCGTGTTCTCGGCGCATCCATCTTCTACAACAAACACGAGTGTGTTCTTGATGATCACACCGGTAAGATCGACAAGGCGAAAGCAGAAGCACTCTGGAACCGCTGTCAGGAACTGACGGACGAGACCGGAAACCACTTCTTCCTTCAGATCATCGCCGAGCACGGAGAGGCATTCGAGTCCTACTTCCAGTGGTTCGACAGCATCGACAACAAGACTGCATTCCTGATGGACTCTTCTGCACCGGCAGCACTTGCCCATGCAACGAAGTACGTCACGGAAGTTGGTCTTGCAGACCGTGCAATCTACAACTCCATCAATGGATCCATTGCACCGGAGAACATCCAGGCACTTGCAGAGTCCGACGTTGACTCCGCAATTGTTCTTGCGTTCAACCCGGGAGACGGTTCTGTTGCAGGCCGTGAGAAAGTTCTTTCTGAGGGTGGTGTTGCAGGTCAGGCAAAGGGTATGATTCAGATCGCAGAAGAGTGCGGTATTAAACGCCCGATTCTCGACACTGCAGCAACTCCGCTCGGTCTCGGCTCTGCCGGTTCTTTCCGTGAGATTCTTGCATGCAAGGCAATCCACGGTCTGCCGACCGGTGGTGCATACCACAACATGACGGTGTCCTGGACCTGGCTGAAACGCTGGAGAAAGAATATCCACGAGCAGTACAAGGGTAAGGATGTCCTTGCAGAGCAGATGTTCCACCACCACTACGGTGGTATCGAGGGTATCCGCCAGATTGCCTGGTCATCGCCCGACATTGGCTGTAACATCATGGCAATGACCCTTGGTGCAGATCTTATCATGTTCGGTCCGATTGAGAACATGGAAGGTATCGCAACCGCAGCAGCATTCTCCGACATTGTCCTGTCCGAGGCCTTAAAGGAACTCGGCGGCGAAGTCGCAGACCACGAAGGCCCGCTGTACAAGCTGGTCTAA